The genomic window aaaatgctcatatgaaaataccaaaatacccccAAAGATATTAGATTAAAATGAAATAGTTTGGGAGGTACCtttaattaatacaattaatttaatgggTTTAAAGACAATTCAGACAGCCAACATAGACATAATTCAAAGGCAACCATAATGGATCCACCAAGTCTAACAGTTGTGTTCTTTCTAAAACTATATTATgttaattcaatgaaaaaaatactcatTCGTAAAATTGAGCCCTAATAAAGTTAAGCACTAATTAGTCAAGACTCAATTATGAAGGATGGGATAGGacaaaaagaagataaaaccaTAGTTATAAAATATGAACCGACCCAACAGGTCGACCTAGAACTTGGACGACAAATGGACCGGTCTAAGTTAAAGAAAGAATGGGGGAAGGGAATGGCCTAGATTAATTCGATCAACTCGGCATAACTTGCTCAATAaccctaaatttattttttaattgcccttgattatcataatattttatttccaatGTATTTCctattacacacacacacacacacacactagtgAATTAGCCCGCACCCCGCAGcgagttaataatatttttttaaaatgtaaaaaaaatattttacattttaaaaaatatttttaaaagaacttGGGTCTGGCAGCTGACCAAGTCAAACCCAAGAGACTAGGGTCTGACGGCTGGTCAAGTCAGACCCGAGAGACTGGGGTCTGGCAGCCATGCCAAACCCAAGTCTGTTGGGTCTGGCACCCCAACCAGACCCAAgtacttataatttttaatccattcaaattaaatttatagtttttcttcaatactactaatattttttcttaaatttattaatgataataataatagtaataataacaataataataataacaataacaataataattttttattttacccttcaaatcaaatctatgattttttttcaataataaaaatattttttttcaaatttattaataataataataaaatcttgcTTGACCCAAGTTCTAATAGTTTTTAaccccttcaaatcaaattgatGGCTTTTctacaatagtaataatatttttttacaaatttaataataataataataataataataattattattattattattattattattattattattattaattttacccttcaaatcaaatctatggttgtttttcaatagtaataatattttttctaaatttattaataactatattaataaaaataaaaataataatagttataatacCTGCACACTTGGGTCTACAAACCCGTGCGCTTGTATTTTTAGACTCGCTTGTCTTTGTTAGCAGACTTGTGTGCCTACCAGGCCGAGGAGCACGGGTCTCGCAGACATGTCTGACCTCAGTGTCAGGTGTCTGACAGTTATGTCATTCCCTAGCGTCAGATCTCAAAAAACCCGAACAAACTATTTTGACCCTAACCATTCTTTCAATGTCAAATGTATCCCACGAAAAAGATAATCACACCCCAACTGCATGCTTAGCAAGGACAATTACATCATTATACTGCTCCAATCCATAGTGATACGTGCCTTGGTGAACATTGAAAACCCCACACCGACCTTATGCCATTCCCTAGCGCCAGATCTCAAAAAACCCGAACAAACTATTCTGACCCTAACCattttttcaatgtcaaatgtATCCCACGAAAAAGATAATCTCACCCCAACTGCATGCTTAGCAAGGACAATTACATCATTATACTGCTCCAATCCACAGTGATACGTGCCTTGGTGAACATTGAAAACCCCACACCGACCCATGCGCGCGGGTCTAGCCCAAGTGCCTAGAGTCTGGCAGACATGCTTGACCCCAGTATAAGTTGTTTGGCAGCCGTGCCATTTTTCAGCGGTAGACTCTAAAAAACTTGAACGGACCATTATGTAATCAACCATTCTTCCATGCTAAATGTATTTAATGGAAAAGATAATTTCACTCGTCTGCATACctagtaagttttttttttttgtaatgacaATCACATCATTATACTGTTCCAATACACAATGAACTGTGTTTTGATAAATAGTAAAAGGATGAACAATGAAAACTccatatcatttaatttttgttataataaatttttttgatatcagtCCCAAAATAGGAGATATATTGATTTCGTTGAAAaggaacaaatgaaaaaaaaaaaaaattctggacTATAGACCATCTGTGATGAATAAATGCCAGCagaaggaataaaaatacattcTTTCAAAAAGTTTATCTCTAATTGTCCCTTCTCCCTTctaatgctttgttttttttttttttttgaacgtTCTCAGTTATTAAGTCAGTTTATATCCCACACAAGGAAACTTTTTGTTCTTTACAGATCTGGATTTTCAGCAAAGCACCGAGGCAATAATTTAATTCTGCAAGTCAAGGACACTACCAATAGATGACCTTTTACCGACTCGATAACCAATTAATTTACATGAGAACcatgaatttataaaataaatgataggaAGGTGAGGGTGGATAAAGGATATGCAATagcattaaaaaacatttaaacacaAAAAGCCTAAATTTGTTTCCTCGGCTTCACAGAGATGAACTTGCCTATAAATTCCATTAATTTAGATCAGTAATAACATTTAATGAAgctaaattatttcaatttgaatttctttagaGATGTTGAGAAGAAAAACACAGTGACGCTGTAAGGAATCACCTATATGAATCCCCCACAAACGTTAAATCAAATCAGTTAAAACAGCaaagattaaataattttttatgctgagatatatattaataattttttttattttttaaaaattatttttaacattaacatatcaaaacaaaacgatccaaaacatataaaatatattaaattttttttaaaaaaaaatttaatattttagaaacgTTCCCAAACGGTGTCTTTAGTCTATAATGAAAacctaatttttgtttttttaaatcattcacGGAAAGAAATAAACACAGAAATTTTTTTCACTGCACGGTGAGAAAGATCATATCATGCATGAGGGTGGGCAATGCATcctgaaataagaaaaaactaaaacagatacataattataaaaattccaTTAATGACAGGGGCTACTGACAATTACAGTTTATGGCCAGGGCTCCCTTGCAACTTCCTTCGTATGGTTAAAACAGCTGCAGGGACAACATAAACAATAGTGGTTACAGACAGATTCAAGTAGACACCATAGTTGTGCATTCTCGAAAGCTTTACTGCTACAAGCAACAAATCAATTGACTCGGTTGTCATAAGAATAAACTCTCCGTGGTCATTTTATGTGGGATTTGAATGTAGTTAAAGGGTTTACTTCTTGCTTGATGCCATTACACCATCCTGTTCAAAGGGATTCCTTCATTTTGGTGAACAACCCGTTCCACCGGGGAGATCATCTGTGGCATTGTCATACCTCCAGAAACAATGATCTCTGCATTTAAACAACAATAAAGAAACAAGCCTGCATCAGAAAACTTGTAAAAACAAGACTAACATTTCATATATTCCCTTTGCCACAATGCAAGTCAAAACTTTCAACAATAAGCCCCATTTGAAACTGAAGTCCAGTCCAGATGCATGATGTTTTCTCAAGTGTCTACTAAACAATCCTTGCTGAACTTTCTTACCATGATGTAGTTAGAAGTTGCTTGTCTAAGTTCAGGGTAATATATGACTCGATTGAGTCTCGTGTTACAAACTtaggaaaatatgaaaatttggaATGCacacaagtaaataaataagaCCATGCTTTGCGTACCTTTACCCCCCTAATATCGTTCCCGTGCTCTTTTATATGCAAATCAGATCTAAGTCACAGTTCTTTATTTCTTCCTACATTCAGTGACTTCGGAATTTAAGTGCAATAAAGGATGTGATCCATTCATAACTAAAGCACGGAACTCTTATCCTTGGCCATGTCTCTAGTGATCCTTATTTGCAAATTGAAGTGAAGTTTTAACACTTGaataaatcgaaaaaaataaaataaaaatatcaaattgcatgAAAAAAGAACCAAGGAATAAATTAGAATAAGACTGAAAGTTTAGTAAAGTATGGTTTTGCCGAGATGATTTTAACTGTACTTGTCGGACTACACTGTATTTGAACTCAGAAAAGCATCAAGTAATTGAAGGTTCTCGCACAGCATAAAAACTTCCataattcataaatttaaaGGTAGATTTTTAACACGATTTGGGGCTCAAAATCATGTTCTGAATGATTTAATAACTACAGATGatctataaaagaaaaaatgcagaaataaaaataagaaacaaaacaaagatatgCTGTGTTACAAATTCAAGCTTCCCAGCAAACAAAAGTCCATGTTTCCCAAGCAACATGATAGATATGGCTATTTCATAATACCACACATACCTATTCCTTCTCGAATTGACAGATTTGGTCTTATAATGTCCTTGGAATTCACCAGGAATATATCACCAATATATAGATGGTTTGTCGGAACAAAAACACTACACAACTCTTCATCTTCATTATCTCTCTGAAGTCAATAACCAAGAGAATCAAAGTTCAAGAACTCAGAGTGATTCTTGGTATGAAGAAATAGGATGTTCTCTTAAGATACtcacaaaaggaaaaaagattcTTTTGCAAGAGAAGTTCATCACCGTAAAGCAAATACCTGAAGGATTACTGTTGATGTGATGAAACCAAAAGCATATTCACCTACACGAGGATGATGAATAATTGCCACCTCTTTAAAAGCTGTGGTATTCTGATCTGTAGAGATTATAGGTTTGATGTCAGTGTCAACTGTCAAGAAACCTCACACCAAGTAAGCATAACTTCAATAAAAATGATCATGGTGATGGCAACTAGACAACTGCTAAAATAGCAGAGAATAACATGCTCTGAGACCAACTTTTCTTAGACAAAAACATATCTTCATCCATGCTGCGCATCCATAGTAACATAGTCACGAGGGACCAAAGACATCCATCTTCAACACTTAAGTTCAATTCCTAATACAGTATTCCACAAGACTTAGATTCCAGATTGAATGAGAACTGGAAACATGACTGATTTAAATCAACATCACACCCTAAGCAGCATATGACAATGTCTTTAACTTTTAGACAATTAAAATTTGCATACAAAAATGTTATCCCATATAGCATCAAACCCCAAGCACAGCCAGTAGTGATCCAAACCAAACCTGAAATTATGTTGAtattatatatgataaattctaacataatgaaaatattaatttcagtGACCACTGTTAGATCATGGCTTCCAAAGCATGACTGCTACATAAAGCAACTCCTGCTTCCTAGCCAACAAGGTGCAGTTGgaactaatttttcatttcCAGATCCCCTCATGCAATCAAAAATAGAAAGTTTATCATAACCTGGAGAAATTGCAGCACTAATTTGTTTGGAGGCTGAATATAAATGCTTCACAAAGGGCATTCGCTTTATAAACCATTCCCCAAGCCAGAAGATGGTGGAACCTATCCATGATGaaacaaaaacaccaacaaAGAACACAAACACCAGAGATGTGACAAATCCAAGTCCTGCATCatagaacaatttttttgaGATAAATCATCGCACATTTTAACAAACAATAATTTTCTGTAACCAAATTAGACCCAAAAAgtgtttgaagaaaaaacatctGAAACACAATAATCATCCAGAGTAATAAAATGTGTGTGAAGAAGAAAACACTTAATGATCCATCAGACATGCAAATCCAAATGGTGCTTAACGTTCCAAAGAAGTTTATCACAACTTGATATCTTAGCACACGAAAAAGACGAATTTCAAGCTTATCTTTTGAAGCcttggtttttttccctccttGGTTCTTGTAGGGTTTGGGTTGCACATATTTTCAGGTGATCTCTTGCAACTTTTTTTAACACTC from Populus trichocarpa isolate Nisqually-1 chromosome 5, P.trichocarpa_v4.1, whole genome shotgun sequence includes these protein-coding regions:
- the LOC7489777 gene encoding protein LIKE COV 2, producing MAEEKESTSIPLSHPDDNGGEDPPKSPPHSKSSSNSSTREACCFVLQSWVSKKFITGCVVLFPIAVTFFITWWLMQFVDGFFSPLYARLGVDIFGLGFVTSLVFVFFVGVFVSSWIGSTIFWLGEWFIKRMPFVKHLYSASKQISAAISPDQNTTAFKEVAIIHHPRVGEYAFGFITSTVILQRDNEDEELCSVFVPTNHLYIGDIFLVNSKDIIRPNLSIREGIEIIVSGGMTMPQMISPVERVVHQNEGIPLNRMV